Proteins encoded by one window of Streptomyces sp. NBC_01477:
- a CDS encoding SDR family NAD(P)-dependent oxidoreductase, translating into MGQLDEKVALVTGGSTGIGLAIAQRYAAEGATVYFTGRRKAELDAALEVVGDGAIGVLSDVSDLDDLDRLFAAVKERSGRLDIVVANAGFGELARLWEITEEHYDKTFDVNVKGTLFTVQKALPLLSKGASVIVLSSTNASMGVKGMTAYSATKAVGRSFVRTWAAELAGRGIRVNAISPGPIDTPGIRSLSGQAGRALEEALAPTIPLGRIGRAEEVAAAAVFLASDESSFTTGAELFVDGGLNQV; encoded by the coding sequence ATGGGACAGCTGGATGAGAAGGTCGCCCTGGTGACCGGTGGCTCGACCGGTATCGGTCTGGCGATCGCGCAGCGGTACGCCGCCGAGGGCGCCACCGTCTACTTCACCGGCCGGCGCAAGGCCGAGCTGGACGCGGCCCTGGAGGTCGTCGGTGACGGCGCCATCGGCGTCCTGAGCGACGTGTCGGACCTGGACGACCTCGACCGGCTCTTCGCGGCGGTCAAGGAGCGCAGCGGACGGCTGGACATCGTCGTGGCCAACGCGGGCTTCGGTGAGCTGGCCCGGCTGTGGGAGATCACCGAGGAGCACTACGACAAGACCTTCGACGTCAACGTCAAGGGAACGCTCTTCACCGTCCAGAAGGCGCTGCCGCTGCTGTCGAAGGGCGCCTCGGTGATCGTGCTCTCCTCCACCAACGCCTCGATGGGCGTCAAGGGGATGACCGCCTACAGCGCCACCAAGGCCGTCGGCCGCAGCTTCGTGCGCACCTGGGCCGCCGAGCTGGCCGGGCGCGGCATCCGGGTCAACGCCATCAGCCCGGGACCGATCGACACCCCCGGCATCCGCAGCCTGTCGGGGCAGGCCGGCCGGGCGCTGGAGGAGGCCCTCGCGCCCACGATTCCGCTCGGCCGGATCGGCCGGGCCGAGGAGGTCGCCGCGGCGGCGGTCTTCCTGGCCTCGGACGAGAGCTCCTTCACCACCGGGGCGGAGCTGTTCGTCGACGGCGGCCTCAACCAGGTCTGA
- a CDS encoding amidase — MSSTLSPDSSIAQLGAALADGVVTSVELVAMFADRIAAYDRANTTLNSVPVLNPGMFAEARAADLARARGEVRGPLHGIPFTVKDSYKVAGMTVAAGSPAFRNLVAREDSAAVSLLRRAGAVLIGRTTMPPMAAGGMQKGVHGRPASPFNPGYMPAAWMSGSSSGSGVAVSAALCTFSLGEETVSSGRSPASNNGVATYTPSRGLISVRGNWPLLALRDVVAPLARRMEDLLTLLDVLVQDDPDTAGDLWRAQPWVGLPPVSTVRPERYGDLMDPGFLRGKVIGVPRVFTGRDTSIDRPVRLRASIRELWERAEEDLRRLGATVVDVDVPAFYDFDKLKAAARDMADRGYWGPEFAGTEISLLAGAGWDEFLRLNGDPALPALEGVDTAAIFPDEFYGADPVVNPFPRVGYDLVTEDAAGGSTPVLDVPGLRQAMEGLERFRKELLDDWMDGNGIDLLAFPANSDVAPADADVSLSGSLAAWAPGAAFSQGGWGLRALGIPAAQVSMGVTGDIGMPVGITFAGRAYSDSVLLQAAYAYEQATAHRVQPPHAPIGAAERLVQPVAPRLPPAEAGSAAQLRVRVDDYDGEHLVLTVTSDSPHPLESLGVTVDGVPLARVGVRHLGERIRVERRSRGPRDTVHSAKAGLVVARATLASGEQLGAFAEFDAPELEYKPAR, encoded by the coding sequence ATGTCCAGCACGCTTTCCCCCGACTCCTCGATCGCCCAGCTCGGCGCCGCCCTGGCCGACGGCGTCGTCACCAGCGTCGAGCTGGTGGCGATGTTCGCCGACCGCATCGCCGCGTACGACCGGGCGAACACCACGCTCAACAGCGTCCCGGTGCTCAATCCCGGCATGTTCGCCGAGGCCAGGGCCGCCGACCTGGCCCGCGCCCGCGGCGAGGTCCGCGGCCCCCTGCACGGCATCCCCTTCACGGTGAAGGACAGCTACAAGGTCGCCGGCATGACCGTGGCGGCCGGCTCACCCGCGTTCAGGAACCTGGTGGCCCGGGAGGACTCCGCCGCCGTGTCCCTGCTGCGCCGGGCCGGTGCGGTGCTGATCGGCAGGACCACGATGCCCCCGATGGCGGCGGGCGGCATGCAGAAGGGCGTCCACGGCCGCCCGGCCAGCCCCTTCAACCCCGGCTACATGCCGGCCGCGTGGATGTCGGGGTCCTCCAGCGGCTCCGGCGTGGCCGTCTCCGCGGCGCTGTGCACGTTCAGCCTGGGCGAGGAGACGGTGTCCTCCGGCCGTTCCCCCGCGTCCAACAACGGGGTGGCGACGTACACCCCCTCGCGCGGCCTGATCTCGGTACGGGGCAACTGGCCGCTGCTGGCCCTGCGGGACGTCGTCGCACCGCTCGCCCGCCGGATGGAGGACCTGCTCACCCTGCTCGACGTGCTGGTCCAGGACGACCCGGACACGGCGGGCGACCTGTGGCGCGCCCAGCCGTGGGTCGGGCTGCCGCCGGTGAGCACCGTCCGCCCCGAGCGCTACGGCGACCTCATGGACCCCGGATTCCTGCGCGGCAAGGTCATCGGTGTGCCGCGCGTCTTCACCGGCCGCGACACCTCGATCGACCGACCGGTGCGGCTGCGCGCCTCGATCAGGGAGCTGTGGGAGCGTGCCGAGGAGGACCTGCGGCGGCTGGGGGCGACGGTCGTGGACGTCGATGTGCCGGCCTTCTACGACTTCGACAAGCTCAAGGCCGCAGCGCGGGACATGGCGGACCGCGGCTACTGGGGCCCGGAGTTCGCGGGTACCGAGATCTCGCTGCTCGCCGGGGCCGGCTGGGACGAATTCCTCCGGCTCAACGGCGATCCGGCCCTGCCGGCGCTGGAGGGGGTGGACACCGCCGCGATCTTCCCCGACGAGTTCTACGGGGCCGACCCGGTGGTCAACCCCTTCCCGCGGGTCGGCTACGACCTGGTGACCGAGGACGCCGCCGGCGGCAGCACGCCCGTGCTCGACGTGCCGGGGCTGCGGCAGGCCATGGAGGGCCTGGAGCGCTTCCGCAAGGAACTGCTGGACGACTGGATGGACGGCAACGGGATCGACCTGCTCGCCTTCCCTGCCAACTCCGACGTGGCGCCGGCCGACGCGGACGTCTCGCTCTCCGGTTCGCTGGCCGCCTGGGCGCCGGGCGCCGCCTTCTCGCAGGGCGGCTGGGGCCTGCGCGCGCTGGGCATCCCCGCCGCCCAGGTGTCGATGGGTGTGACCGGGGACATCGGGATGCCGGTCGGCATCACCTTCGCGGGCCGGGCGTACAGCGACAGCGTCCTGCTCCAGGCGGCGTACGCCTACGAGCAGGCCACCGCCCACCGCGTGCAGCCCCCGCACGCCCCGATCGGCGCGGCCGAACGGCTGGTGCAGCCGGTGGCGCCGCGGCTGCCGCCGGCCGAAGCGGGGTCGGCGGCACAACTGCGCGTGCGGGTGGACGACTACGACGGCGAGCACCTGGTCCTCACCGTCACCAGCGACTCCCCGCACCCGCTGGAGTCGCTCGGCGTCACGGTCGACGGCGTCCCGCTGGCCCGGGTCGGTGTGCGGCACCTGGGGGAGCGGATCCGGGTGGAGCGCCGCTCGCGGGGGCCCAGGGACACCGTGCACAGCGCGAAGGCCGGCCTCGTGGTCGCCCGCGCCACGCTGGCGAGCGGTGAACAGCTGGGCGCCTTCGCCGAGTTCGACGCGCCGGAGCTGGAGTACAAACCCGCGCGCTGA